A window of the Chroogloeocystis siderophila 5.2 s.c.1 genome harbors these coding sequences:
- a CDS encoding glycosyltransferase family 4 protein — protein sequence MIEHYAPGLNLENFKILQPSNEKTSELQPTFNLSIFTQFYPPDYAATGQLIEELATQLGRLGIHVQVFTGQPGYAFRKDSAPAKERLNRVSVQRSRTSRLCPARIRGKAINGLFFFLRCVFHVFKNSGKKDILLLTSAPPFLPIVGYIAQLFFGTPYICLLYDLYPDVAVELNLVSSTNWLVKAWDRINKQVWKKADGLIVLSSTMKERVQTKCPEVSDKISIIHNWANPNWIVPIAKQKNWFALKYDLVKKFIVLYSGNMGRCHEMDTILEAAFQLQNEQIQFVFIGGGAKRQICIEQVKKLGLTNCQFLPYQDKQDLPYSLTACDLSLVSISSGMEGIVAPSKLYGILAAGRPVAAICESNSYLRSLLSEANCGAAFSNGDADGLVMFIRRLANDRYLAEQMGDAGRRYLQSNFTPEIIAKQYSKVLSTAVELQKSKAEAKSKLR from the coding sequence ATGATAGAACATTATGCACCAGGCTTGAATTTAGAAAATTTTAAAATACTACAGCCTAGTAATGAAAAAACATCAGAACTGCAACCGACTTTTAACTTATCTATTTTTACGCAGTTCTATCCTCCTGATTATGCAGCAACAGGGCAACTTATTGAAGAGTTGGCAACTCAATTAGGTCGCCTCGGTATTCATGTACAAGTTTTTACAGGGCAGCCAGGGTACGCTTTTCGTAAAGATTCTGCCCCAGCCAAAGAAAGATTAAATCGAGTTTCAGTACAGCGATCGCGCACATCTCGCCTTTGCCCTGCAAGAATTCGTGGCAAAGCAATTAATGGATTATTTTTTTTTCTGCGCTGCGTATTTCATGTATTTAAAAATTCAGGTAAGAAAGATATTTTACTATTAACCAGCGCACCACCTTTCTTACCAATTGTTGGCTATATTGCTCAGCTATTTTTTGGCACTCCCTACATCTGTTTACTGTATGATTTGTATCCTGATGTAGCAGTAGAACTTAATCTAGTCTCCTCTACAAATTGGCTAGTTAAAGCTTGGGATCGGATCAATAAACAAGTTTGGAAAAAGGCAGACGGCTTAATTGTACTGAGTTCTACAATGAAGGAACGAGTACAAACAAAATGTCCCGAAGTAAGTGACAAAATTTCAATTATTCACAACTGGGCTAACCCTAATTGGATAGTTCCCATAGCAAAACAGAAAAATTGGTTTGCACTCAAGTACGATTTAGTCAAGAAATTCATAGTTTTGTACTCAGGTAATATGGGACGCTGCCATGAAATGGATACGATATTAGAAGCAGCTTTCCAACTACAAAATGAGCAAATTCAATTTGTTTTTATTGGCGGTGGCGCTAAGCGACAAATTTGCATTGAACAAGTGAAAAAGCTAGGTCTAACGAATTGCCAATTTTTACCGTATCAAGACAAACAAGATCTTCCTTATTCCCTAACAGCGTGCGATTTATCATTAGTAAGTATTAGCTCAGGAATGGAAGGAATTGTTGCTCCTAGCAAGTTATATGGTATTTTAGCTGCTGGACGTCCCGTTGCTGCAATTTGCGAATCTAACTCTTATTTACGATCGCTACTATCCGAAGCAAATTGTGGTGCAGCTTTTAGTAACGGTGATGCAGACGGTTTGGTAATGTTTATCCGGCGTCTAGCAAATGATCGCTACTTAGCAGAACAAATGGGCGATGCAGGTAGGCGTTATCTTCAATCCAATTTCACACCAGAAATTATTGCTAAACAATACTCAAAAGTCTTGAGTACAGCAGTTGAACTCCAAAAAAGTAAAGCAGAAGCAAAAAGCAAATTACGTTAG
- a CDS encoding GumC family protein, with product MEEQIKNQLLFERNGNGKHPQPLLPIINTPLPIPDPTDEWDLRQLLALIRRRALVLGSVAIALSASVGFWTFTRQPKYEGGFQLLVEPVTAESQLEGLTQIPGVSTQMQKEGLDYDTQIQVLRSPELMAPIIKEIATRYPDVNYTSLLADLSINRFQETKILDIRYQDSDPQKIQYILQQLTAGFLKYSLQERQTNLRQGIQFVDEQMPQLQERVNTLQKQLQQFRQEYNFIDPEVKAEQLSQQVSTIKLQRLETQKALAETRALYTALQGKAGAQLAETVILNPNLQDQSEASQALNASSVYQNLVTQLREIDSQIAAESTRFQEDSPILLTLRQKRENLLPVLRQEAQRVLSNTLVEVSNQISGLEVRAAKIAQAEDNLNQQIQQLPTLARQYTDLQRELKVATESLNRFLEKRESLQIETAQKEIPWQTIAAPQLTQEEPISPNIKRNLILGTIAGLLAGMGAALLAERLDNVFHSPDDLKEIIKLPLLGTIPFRKSIPPATPAAEIEVVKKSEGIQLLLDSFSNSQGESYFPFLEAFRSLHTNINFLGSDTPIHSLVISSASHADGKSTTAVHLAQAAAAMGQRVLLVDADLRLPQVHNKLNLPNEAGLSNVITTSLPVDDAIQRSPLWENLYVLTSGPIPPDPVKLLSSKKMQQIMAQLRQSFDLVIYDTPPMLGLADSSLLAPYTAGIVLVVRMGKTDRSLLAQALDRLKMSPATILGTVCNGVKNYDFAPYNYYYYKPQV from the coding sequence ATGGAAGAGCAGATAAAAAATCAACTACTTTTTGAAAGAAATGGCAATGGGAAACACCCCCAACCCTTGCTACCTATTATTAATACTCCTTTGCCAATTCCTGATCCAACAGATGAGTGGGATCTCCGTCAGCTTCTAGCATTAATTCGTCGTCGCGCACTCGTTTTAGGTAGTGTGGCGATCGCACTATCAGCAAGCGTTGGTTTTTGGACTTTCACGCGTCAACCCAAGTATGAAGGTGGATTTCAACTTCTTGTCGAACCTGTAACAGCCGAGAGTCAACTTGAAGGATTAACACAAATTCCTGGCGTTAGTACCCAAATGCAAAAAGAAGGCTTGGATTACGATACGCAAATTCAAGTCTTACGCAGCCCTGAATTAATGGCTCCAATTATCAAAGAAATTGCAACGCGTTATCCTGATGTTAACTACACTTCTTTGCTTGCCGATTTAAGTATTAATCGCTTTCAAGAAACTAAAATTTTAGATATTCGTTATCAAGATTCTGATCCACAAAAAATTCAGTATATCTTGCAGCAACTTACTGCTGGATTTCTTAAATATAGCTTGCAAGAACGACAAACAAATTTGCGTCAAGGAATTCAGTTTGTCGATGAACAAATGCCACAGTTACAAGAGCGAGTCAATACTTTACAAAAACAATTACAACAATTTCGTCAAGAATATAATTTTATTGATCCAGAAGTTAAAGCTGAACAGTTATCTCAGCAAGTTAGTACGATCAAACTACAACGGCTTGAAACACAAAAAGCTTTAGCAGAAACTCGTGCTTTATATACAGCGCTACAAGGTAAAGCAGGCGCTCAACTTGCCGAAACTGTAATTCTAAATCCTAACTTACAAGACCAGTCTGAAGCATCACAAGCTTTAAATGCATCTTCCGTATATCAAAACCTCGTGACGCAATTGCGTGAGATAGATAGCCAAATTGCCGCTGAATCTACTCGCTTTCAAGAAGATAGTCCCATTCTACTTACTTTGCGCCAGAAGCGTGAAAACTTATTACCAGTACTGCGCCAAGAAGCTCAACGAGTTTTAAGCAACACATTAGTTGAGGTATCTAATCAAATTTCTGGTTTAGAAGTTCGTGCAGCCAAAATTGCGCAAGCTGAAGATAATCTTAATCAACAAATTCAACAGTTACCTACTTTGGCGCGGCAATATACAGACTTACAACGCGAATTAAAAGTCGCCACTGAAAGTTTGAACCGCTTTTTAGAAAAACGCGAATCACTGCAAATTGAAACAGCGCAAAAGGAAATTCCTTGGCAAACGATCGCAGCACCTCAACTGACTCAAGAAGAACCAATCTCACCTAATATCAAACGCAATCTCATTTTAGGTACTATCGCTGGTCTTTTAGCAGGAATGGGTGCAGCGTTGTTAGCAGAACGATTAGATAATGTCTTTCATTCGCCTGACGATCTCAAAGAAATCATAAAACTGCCACTGCTTGGCACAATTCCTTTTCGTAAATCTATACCACCAGCAACACCAGCAGCTGAGATAGAAGTTGTTAAAAAATCAGAAGGTATTCAACTGCTGCTTGATAGTTTCAGCAACTCTCAAGGGGAGAGCTATTTCCCCTTCTTAGAAGCGTTTCGCTCGTTACACACAAACATCAACTTTTTAGGTTCTGATACACCCATTCATTCCTTAGTCATTAGCTCCGCATCCCATGCTGATGGTAAATCAACTACTGCTGTACACCTCGCACAAGCTGCGGCTGCGATGGGACAGCGCGTTCTACTCGTTGACGCTGATTTACGGCTACCTCAGGTACATAATAAACTCAATCTACCCAACGAAGCAGGGTTAAGTAATGTCATTACAACCAGCTTACCTGTAGACGATGCCATTCAGCGATCGCCACTGTGGGAAAATCTCTACGTTCTTACTTCGGGACCCATTCCTCCTGATCCTGTCAAGCTGCTTTCTTCTAAAAAGATGCAGCAAATTATGGCACAACTGCGACAAAGCTTTGACCTAGTTATCTACGATACGCCACCTATGTTAGGACTTGCGGATAGTAGCCTACTTGCTCCCTACACCGCAGGAATTGTCTTAGTCGTCCGCATGGGTAAAACGGATCGTTCGCTTCTCGCCCAAGCTTTAGACCGCTTAAAAATGTCGCCTGCAACGATCCTGGGTACAGTATGTAACGGTGTGAAAAACTACGATTTTGCACCATACAATTACTACTACTATAAGCCTCAAGTTTAA
- a CDS encoding putative colanic acid biosynthesis acetyltransferase: MRLDQYTLGNYTPGAPLWKQLLWYFLGEPLFRTHWLPVSTFKVLLLRLFGAKIGQQVRIKPGVRVKFPWRLTVGDYTWIGENAWLDNVAPITIENHVCISQDVYLCTGNHDWRDPHFKLIPTAIYIAEGSWIAARAVVGPGVTIGKGAVLALGSVTGRSLEPMTIYAGNPAQPIKQRVISGTLVIHPHDLPKIP, encoded by the coding sequence ATGCGTCTCGATCAATACACTCTCGGCAACTATACTCCTGGCGCTCCGCTATGGAAACAACTTCTATGGTATTTTCTTGGAGAACCATTATTCCGCACTCACTGGCTACCAGTTTCAACATTCAAAGTACTCTTGCTACGCCTTTTTGGTGCCAAAATAGGTCAACAAGTCCGCATCAAACCAGGAGTACGAGTTAAGTTTCCTTGGAGATTAACTGTAGGTGATTATACTTGGATTGGTGAAAATGCCTGGCTTGATAATGTTGCACCAATCACCATAGAAAACCATGTTTGTATCTCACAAGACGTCTATCTGTGCACAGGCAATCATGACTGGCGCGATCCTCATTTTAAACTGATCCCCACTGCAATTTACATCGCCGAAGGTAGCTGGATTGCTGCTCGTGCTGTTGTCGGGCCTGGAGTTACTATCGGTAAAGGCGCGGTATTAGCCCTCGGTAGCGTCACAGGGCGATCGCTCGAACCAATGACAATTTATGCGGGAAACCCTGCGCAACCAATCAAACAGCGAGTCATATCAGGTACTCTTGTCATTCATCCTCATGATTTACCGAAAATACCTTGA
- the gltB gene encoding glutamate synthase large subunit, translating to MTANQNVDRSSESTYNAGPRWLVEERDACGVGFIAHCENQASHEIVAKALTALACLEHRGGCSADQDSGDGAGLMTAIPWALLSQWLQQQGKQLPPSKNCAVGMLFLPQEEAIANLVRQTIEGILAQENLTVLGWRVVPVKPQLLGIQARENQPQIEQVIVASADKTGDALERQLYITRKKIGKALAETGEIKDAENFYVCSFSSRTIVYKGMVRSAVLGEFYTDLKNSAYQSAFAVYHRRFSTNTMPKWPLAQPMRLLGHNGEINTLLGNINWMMAREADLTHPVWEDRFEVLKPIVYVDNSDSATLDNVLELLVRSGRSPLEALMIMVPEAYLNQPDLDNYPEIIDFYEYYSGIQEPWDGPALLVFSDGKKVGATLDRNGLRPARYSITKDGYIVVASEAGVVDLPEAEIIEKGRLGPGQMIAVDLESHEVLKNWEIKQRIAQAQPYGKWLKEYRVELGNTDTLKLETQAASGGEENTTQNLASSPLPQTLNPKTALLRNQIAFGYTTEDVEMVIQPMASEGKEPTFCMGDDIPLAVLSERPHLLYDYFKQRFAQVTNPPIDPLRESLVMSLKMELGERGNLLEAKPEYAKRLKLDSPVLQAGDLTAIKESGFACAMLSTLFEIASGPQGLEIAVRKLCEQAAAAVKDGNTILILSDRAYPLSEESSYIPPLLAVGAVHHHLIREGLRMKASLVVDTAQCWSTHHFACLIGYGASAVCPYLALETVQSWWSDPKTQQFMERGKIAAITLDQALNNYRKAVEAGILKILSKMGISLLTSYQGAQIFEAIGIARDLLELGFYGTTSRLSGLSICELAQEVLSFHQRAFPELTVKKLENFGFVQYRPGGEYHMNSPELAKALHKAIADRNNYDHYEVYRQLLEHRPVTALRDLLDFNSDRAPIAKEEVEPITEIVKRFCTGGMSLGALSREAHETLAIAMNRIGGKSNSGEGGEDPIRYHILDDVDAQGHSPLLPHLKGLKNGDTASSAIKQVASGRFGVTPEYLMNAKQIEIKIAQGAKPGEGGQLPGKKVSPYIAMLRRSKPGVTLISPPPHHDIYSIEDLAQLIFDLHQINPQAQVSVKLVAEVGIGTVAAGVAKANADIIQISGHDGGTGASPLSSIKHAGGPWELGLTEVHRVLMDNKLRDRVILRVDGGFKSGWDVLMGALMGAEEFGFGSIAMIAEGCIMARICHTNNCPVGVASQKEELRQRFPGMAEHVVNFFYFIAEEVRGLLAKLGYRSLTDIVGRADLLKVREGIKLTKTQTLNLDCITQLPDTREDRAWLNHETVHSNGPVIDDELLADADIQAAIRNQSSATKDLVIVNTDRTVGARLAGAIAAQYGNTGFEGQINLNFKGSVGQSFGAFNLPGMILTLEGEANDYVGKGMHGGEIIIKPPAEATYAPEQNVIVGNTCLYGATGGTLFANGIAGERFAVRNSKGTAVIEGAGDHCCEYMTGGVIVVLGKAGRNVGAGMTGGLAYFLDEDSNFPAFVNPEIVKLQRVNSPAGEKQLKELIAAHVERTKSPKAKRILENWSEYLPQFWQVVPPSEADSPEAAVQKELSSVQ from the coding sequence ATGACGGCGAATCAAAACGTAGATCGTTCTTCAGAGAGTACTTATAATGCGGGGCCGCGCTGGTTGGTAGAAGAAAGAGACGCCTGCGGCGTGGGGTTTATTGCGCACTGTGAAAATCAAGCAAGTCATGAAATTGTGGCAAAGGCATTAACAGCACTTGCATGTTTAGAACACCGAGGCGGCTGTAGTGCTGACCAAGATTCGGGAGATGGTGCAGGGTTGATGACTGCGATTCCTTGGGCGTTGCTGAGTCAGTGGTTACAACAGCAAGGAAAACAGCTACCGCCATCCAAAAATTGTGCAGTGGGGATGCTCTTTTTACCTCAAGAAGAGGCGATCGCAAATCTTGTTCGTCAGACAATCGAAGGCATATTAGCACAAGAGAACTTAACAGTATTAGGCTGGCGCGTCGTTCCTGTCAAACCCCAGTTATTAGGAATTCAAGCAAGAGAAAATCAACCGCAAATTGAACAAGTCATTGTTGCTAGCGCCGACAAAACAGGTGATGCGCTCGAACGTCAACTGTACATCACGCGGAAAAAGATTGGTAAAGCCTTAGCAGAAACGGGCGAGATTAAAGACGCTGAAAACTTTTATGTTTGCTCGTTTTCGAGTCGCACGATTGTTTACAAAGGAATGGTGCGATCGGCGGTGCTGGGTGAGTTTTATACCGATTTAAAAAATTCAGCTTATCAAAGTGCTTTTGCAGTTTACCACCGTCGTTTTAGCACAAACACGATGCCAAAATGGCCATTGGCGCAACCGATGCGGCTATTAGGACACAACGGAGAAATTAACACATTACTCGGCAACATTAACTGGATGATGGCACGCGAAGCCGACTTGACGCATCCAGTTTGGGAAGACCGCTTTGAAGTACTCAAGCCGATTGTTTATGTTGATAATAGCGACTCAGCAACGTTAGATAACGTCTTGGAATTATTGGTGCGATCCGGTCGAAGTCCGCTAGAAGCATTAATGATTATGGTGCCAGAGGCGTATTTAAATCAGCCTGATCTAGATAATTACCCAGAAATTATTGATTTTTACGAATACTACAGCGGTATTCAAGAACCTTGGGATGGTCCGGCGCTACTTGTATTTAGCGATGGTAAGAAAGTAGGTGCAACACTTGATCGCAATGGCTTACGACCAGCACGCTACAGTATTACAAAAGACGGCTACATTGTTGTTGCTTCTGAAGCAGGGGTTGTGGACTTACCCGAAGCCGAGATTATCGAAAAAGGCAGACTCGGACCTGGGCAAATGATCGCTGTCGATTTGGAAAGTCATGAAGTTTTAAAAAATTGGGAGATCAAGCAGCGGATTGCACAAGCACAGCCTTACGGAAAGTGGCTTAAAGAGTACCGCGTTGAACTTGGTAATACCGATACATTAAAGCTGGAGACACAAGCAGCAAGTGGCGGTGAGGAAAATACAACGCAAAATCTCGCCTCAAGTCCTTTACCACAAACGCTTAATCCGAAAACGGCATTACTGCGGAATCAAATTGCCTTCGGTTACACCACAGAAGACGTGGAAATGGTAATTCAACCGATGGCAAGCGAAGGAAAAGAGCCAACATTTTGTATGGGAGATGATATTCCCTTAGCGGTACTATCCGAACGCCCACATTTGCTGTACGACTACTTCAAGCAGCGGTTTGCACAGGTGACAAATCCACCGATCGATCCTTTGCGCGAAAGCTTGGTGATGTCGTTGAAGATGGAACTCGGCGAACGCGGAAACTTGCTTGAGGCTAAACCAGAATACGCAAAACGCTTGAAACTCGATTCTCCAGTGTTGCAGGCGGGAGATTTAACCGCAATCAAAGAATCAGGCTTTGCTTGTGCTATGTTGTCTACGCTGTTTGAGATTGCATCAGGTCCTCAAGGCTTAGAAATCGCGGTGAGAAAGTTGTGCGAACAGGCAGCAGCAGCGGTAAAAGACGGCAACACAATTTTGATTTTAAGCGATCGCGCCTATCCTCTTTCAGAAGAATCAAGCTATATCCCGCCATTACTCGCCGTTGGTGCTGTTCACCATCACCTAATTCGGGAAGGACTGCGGATGAAAGCCTCGTTGGTGGTTGATACCGCACAGTGCTGGAGTACACATCATTTCGCGTGCTTGATTGGTTATGGTGCTAGCGCTGTGTGTCCGTATCTGGCTTTAGAAACGGTGCAAAGTTGGTGGTCTGACCCGAAAACGCAGCAGTTTATGGAACGCGGAAAAATTGCCGCGATTACGCTCGATCAAGCGCTAAATAACTATCGTAAGGCGGTAGAAGCAGGAATTCTCAAGATTCTCTCGAAGATGGGAATTTCCCTACTCACAAGTTACCAAGGAGCGCAAATTTTTGAAGCGATCGGCATTGCGCGAGACTTATTAGAACTTGGATTTTATGGAACAACTTCGCGCTTGAGTGGTTTGAGTATTTGCGAACTGGCACAGGAAGTTTTGTCGTTCCATCAGCGGGCTTTTCCCGAATTAACCGTTAAGAAATTAGAAAACTTCGGGTTTGTTCAGTATCGCCCTGGCGGTGAGTATCACATGAATAGCCCAGAACTGGCAAAAGCGCTGCATAAAGCGATCGCCGATCGAAACAATTACGACCACTACGAAGTTTATCGTCAACTTTTAGAACACCGGCCAGTCACCGCGCTGCGCGATTTACTCGACTTTAATTCAGACCGCGCACCCATTGCTAAAGAAGAAGTTGAACCGATTACTGAAATTGTCAAGCGATTTTGTACTGGTGGAATGTCCTTAGGGGCGCTATCGCGCGAAGCGCATGAAACGCTGGCGATCGCAATGAACCGCATTGGTGGTAAATCAAATTCAGGAGAAGGTGGAGAAGATCCGATACGCTATCATATCCTCGATGATGTCGATGCACAAGGACATTCGCCGTTGCTACCGCATTTGAAAGGCTTGAAAAATGGCGATACCGCATCGTCAGCAATTAAGCAAGTCGCTTCAGGACGCTTTGGCGTGACACCTGAGTACTTGATGAACGCCAAGCAAATTGAAATTAAAATTGCGCAAGGTGCTAAACCAGGCGAAGGCGGACAACTACCAGGGAAGAAAGTTAGCCCTTATATTGCCATGCTGCGGCGTTCTAAGCCTGGGGTGACGCTCATTTCGCCACCGCCTCATCATGATATTTACTCGATTGAAGACTTGGCACAGTTAATTTTTGACTTGCATCAAATTAACCCTCAAGCCCAAGTATCAGTCAAGTTAGTTGCTGAGGTGGGTATCGGTACTGTTGCTGCGGGTGTTGCTAAGGCAAATGCGGATATTATTCAAATTTCGGGACACGATGGCGGAACAGGGGCATCGCCCTTATCTTCAATTAAGCACGCAGGTGGACCTTGGGAACTTGGACTCACCGAAGTACATCGCGTGTTGATGGATAATAAATTACGCGATCGCGTGATTCTACGTGTCGATGGTGGCTTCAAGAGCGGCTGGGATGTTCTTATGGGTGCGTTGATGGGCGCGGAAGAATTCGGCTTCGGGTCGATTGCGATGATTGCCGAAGGCTGCATTATGGCACGTATTTGTCACACAAATAACTGCCCCGTGGGAGTTGCGAGCCAAAAAGAAGAACTGCGACAGCGCTTTCCTGGTATGGCAGAACACGTCGTCAACTTCTTCTATTTTATTGCGGAAGAAGTACGCGGACTCTTAGCAAAACTCGGTTATCGCTCACTGACTGACATTGTCGGACGTGCTGATTTACTCAAAGTGCGCGAAGGTATAAAACTGACAAAAACACAAACGCTCAATCTCGACTGTATTACGCAGTTACCAGACACGCGAGAAGATCGCGCATGGCTAAATCATGAAACGGTTCACAGTAATGGTCCTGTAATTGATGATGAATTACTTGCTGATGCAGATATTCAAGCCGCGATTCGCAATCAATCTAGTGCTACTAAAGATTTAGTCATTGTCAATACAGATCGAACAGTAGGCGCGAGACTCGCGGGAGCGATCGCGGCTCAATACGGTAATACTGGCTTTGAAGGACAAATCAATCTCAACTTCAAAGGTAGTGTCGGACAAAGCTTTGGTGCGTTTAACTTGCCTGGGATGATCTTAACGCTCGAAGGCGAAGCAAACGATTACGTTGGTAAAGGAATGCACGGTGGTGAAATTATTATTAAACCTCCAGCCGAGGCAACTTATGCACCTGAGCAAAACGTGATTGTGGGTAATACTTGTTTGTATGGTGCTACAGGTGGTACGCTGTTTGCGAACGGTATTGCTGGCGAGCGCTTTGCGGTACGTAACTCCAAGGGAACCGCTGTGATTGAGGGTGCAGGCGATCACTGCTGCGAATATATGACAGGTGGTGTGATTGTCGTCTTGGGTAAAGCTGGTAGAAACGTAGGTGCTGGAATGACTGGGGGTTTAGCATACTTCCTCGATGAAGATAGTAACTTCCCCGCATTCGTCAATCCCGAAATCGTTAAACTGCAACGGGTGAATAGCCCCGCAGGGGAAAAACAATTGAAAGAGTTGATCGCAGCCCATGTCGAACGCACAAAGTCACCGAAGGCGAAACGAATTCTGGAAAACTGGTCAGAGTACTTACCGCAGTTTTGGCAAGTTGTACCACCTTCAGAAGCTGATAGTCCAGAGGCTGCTGTCCAGAAAGAGTTGAGTTCTGTGCAGTAA
- a CDS encoding YdcF family protein, translated as MSDQLSMKFPPQHKYRFVTLAIASLLIILLGIIPLRVAIAHYQAPQPQAILTLGGGIEREKFTAQFAQLYPQLEIWVSSGIPTNQARSIFQQAGISNTRVHIDRRAVDTVTNFTSLISEFQQRYIKHVYLITSDFHMPRAKAIATIIFGSQGIIFTPVSIPSNHPPESQLRILRDSTRAVLWFFTRRTGASFHSR; from the coding sequence ATGAGCGATCAGCTATCGATGAAGTTTCCTCCTCAGCATAAATACCGCTTTGTCACTTTGGCGATCGCCTCCTTGCTCATCATTCTATTAGGGATCATTCCGCTAAGAGTTGCGATCGCCCATTATCAAGCACCCCAACCTCAAGCTATCCTCACTCTCGGTGGTGGGATTGAACGTGAGAAATTCACCGCCCAATTTGCTCAACTTTATCCTCAACTCGAAATCTGGGTATCTTCCGGTATCCCCACCAATCAAGCCCGCAGCATCTTTCAACAAGCAGGTATTTCCAACACACGAGTTCACATTGATCGCCGCGCTGTTGATACGGTAACTAATTTCACTTCACTCATTAGTGAATTCCAACAACGCTACATAAAACACGTTTATCTTATCACCTCTGACTTTCATATGCCCCGCGCCAAAGCGATCGCGACTATTATTTTTGGAAGTCAAGGTATCATCTTCACTCCAGTCTCAATTCCCTCCAACCATCCCCCTGAATCACAATTGCGCATTCTTCGCGACAGCACCCGTGCTGTGTTATGGTTTTTCACACGGCGTACTGGCGCTAGTTTTCATTCACGCTAG